The DNA sequence TCATGGACAAGCTGAACACGAAAAAGCGGGCCGATCTGGTAAAATACGCGATTGAGCAGGGCTTGGTTGCTAAATAGCAATCAAGCTTTTCCTTTTTTCCGGCTCATGCTCTGGAGGTGACGGTGTCGGGGATTTCCCTGACATAAATGCAGGGAAAACACTGATAGAATCTGTAGCGAACATGCGTAATAATTATTATGAAAGGCTTTGCAGACTTATTGCGAACAGCAGCTTAAGGAGGTAAAGAAGCATGTTTAACCTCGGCATGTCGGAGCTAATCCTGATACTGGTTATCGCGCTGGTCGTGTTCGGACCGGGTAAACTGCCCGAGATCGGCAGGGCGATAGGCAAGGGTATAGGCGAATTTAAAACCGCAATGTCCGGTCAGGAAAAAGAACCTCAGCAGATCGCCGCCAGCAGTGAAAGAAAGCCGTGACGAATTAGGAAGCTATAACGACCATTGAAACGGGGTGGGCGGTTGAATGTGATCAAATACAAGCAATACCGGTTCGATGAGTTGGGCAAGACGTTTTTCGACAGTCCTGTTTTCTTCTCGCATCGTCTAACTTCCGCGCCGGCTGTCCTGGCCGACCCGACATAGTGAAAGTGTTGCTTGAGAATGAAAGAACGACCGGCTCAAGCGTTTATAGTGTTAGCATCAAAGCCGAACTGCAAAATCACGTCGATTACGTCAGCGAGAGCTTGACAGAGCTGGGCTATACATTATGCTACGATAGATTTCCAGTGTGGATGAAGACAATTCGCGTTTCTTGCAAACAAAACTCGGGGTCGCTGATGTTGTTGAAGAACGC is a window from the Sporomusaceae bacterium genome containing:
- a CDS encoding twin-arginine translocase TatA/TatE family subunit yields the protein MFNLGMSELILILVIALVVFGPGKLPEIGRAIGKGIGEFKTAMSGQEKEPQQIAASSERKP